A part of Catharus ustulatus isolate bCatUst1 chromosome 8, bCatUst1.pri.v2, whole genome shotgun sequence genomic DNA contains:
- the HABP2 gene encoding hyaluronan-binding protein 2: MCILTAENDSDFHYLMQASYSSFWASLMDDETDDNENYDYYYDTEPKQDTNPLQDLFQEEISWLETSLGDYDVMRDSCFSSPCKNGGTCEPKGRNFNCRCPKPYGGTTCETVEDMCLEKNCHFGDCLVTLTPPYYKCNCKPPYKRPFCERASRQCSPNPCKNGGTCVRNRYRSKFTCKCPEPFRGRFCEIGPYDCYEEDSSTYRGRVNQAENGRTCLHWNSHHLLDQPFNAFMEDADSYGIGEHNFCRNPDDDEKPWCYIRKNKEVDWEYCDVSPCSDEETPTEPPTDPPETFQTCGQPEVRRTVKKIFGGSKATPGKHPWMAYVDIHTTDGEEHFCGGVLIKSCWVLTAAHCLDKPVKKIQVSLGKQNLQKKEDHEQIFDALEFILHREYKDTDDALHSDIALLKLQPVDGYCALETKYVKTACLPDFFLPTGTSCFISGWGQTEKGDTSDELLDANVKLISQKKCNEPKLHNNALDDSMFCAGRLRKPGIDSCVGDSGGPLTCVVNGSYYVYGLVSWGEGCGLKNKPGVYAQVTKFTSWIKDTIQSSSRSRH; this comes from the exons ATGTGTATCCTCACTGCAG aaaatgacTCTGACTTTCATTATCTCATGCAGGCTTCCTACTCTTCCTTCTGGGCCAGCCTGATGGATG ATGAGACTGATGACAATGAGAACTACGACTACTACTACGATACAGAACCAAAGCAGGACACCAACCCCCTGCAGGATcttttccaggaggaaattAGCTGGCTTGAGACATCTTTAGGTGACTACGATGTCATGAGAG ACTCGTGCTTCTCCAGCCCCTGCAAGAATGGTGGTACGTGTGAACCCAAAGGACGTAACTTCAACTGTCGCTGCCCCAAGCCATATGGTGGGACTACCTGTGAGACAG TGGAGGACATGTGTCTGGAGAAGAACTGCCACTTTGGTGACTGCCTGGTTACATTAACCCCACCCTATTATAAGTGCAACTGCAAGCCTCCCTACAAGAGACCCTTCTGCGAGCGTG CATCCCGACAGTGCAGTCCAAACCCTTGCAAAAATGGAGGCACCTGCGTACGGAACAGATACAGATCAAAATTCACCTGCAAGTGCCCTGAACCTTTCAGAGGGAGATTCTGCGAGATCG GACCATATGATTGTTATGAAGAGGACTCCTCTACATATAGAGGAAGAGTGAACCAAGCAGAAAATGGCAGGACCTGCCTGCACTGGAATTCCCACCATCTCTTGGACCAGCCTTTTAATGCCTTTATGGAGGATGCTGACTCATATGGCATTGGTGAACACAACTTCTGCAg GAATCCCGATGATGATGAAAAACCCTGGTGCTACatcaggaaaaataaggaagtgGATTGGGAATACTGTGATGTTTCACCCTGCTCAG ATGAAGAGACCCCAACAGAACCTCCTACAGACCCCCCTGAAACATTCCAAACATGTGGACAACCAGAAGTTCGTAGGACAGTCAAGAAGATCTTTGGTGGATCCAAGGCTACACCTGGAAAACATCCCTGGATGGCATATGTCGACATTCATACTACAGATGGGGAGGAACATTTCTGTGGTGGAGTGTTAATCAAATCCTGCTGGGTTCTTACTGCTGCACACTGCCTTGA taaACCAGTAAAAAAGATCCAAGTATCCCTTGGAAAGCAAAACCTCCAGAAGAAGGAGGATCATGAGCAAATATTTGATGCACTGGAATTTATTTTACATAGAGAATACAAAGACACGGATGATGCCCTACACAGTGATATTG CACTACTTAAACTGCAGCCTGTTGATGGTTACTGTGCACTGGAAACAAAGTATGTGAAAACAGCGTGTCTCCCTGACTTCTTCCTTCCTACTGGGACTTCCTGCTTCATTTCTGGATGGGGCCAGACAGAGAAAG GTGACACATCCGATGAGCTGTTAGATGCCAATGTCAAGCtgatttcacagaagaaatgcaaTGAACCCAAACTACACAATAATGCACTGGATGACAGCATGTTTTGTGCAGGAAGACTTCGGAAACCCGGGATTGATTCTTGTGTG GGAGACTCTGGAGGCCCACTGACTTGTGTAGTAAATGGCTCCTACTATGTATATGGCCTTGTGAGCTGGGGTGAAGGATGTGGGTTAAAAAACAAGCCAGGAGTTTATGCCCAGGTGACAAAATTCACCAGTTGGATTAAAGATACAATTCAGTCTTCATCAAGGTCTCGTCACTAG